Proteins from a single region of Dreissena polymorpha isolate Duluth1 unplaced genomic scaffold, UMN_Dpol_1.0 chrUn015, whole genome shotgun sequence:
- the LOC127863557 gene encoding uncharacterized protein LOC127863557 — MRNSLAKFGFNSAIINWINLFYKDAKSCITNNGHFSEYFNIQKGVRQGCPLSPYIFIICIELLANEINTNENISGIRVKNTEIKQTLFADDACFLLDGSRLSFETLIATLDNFSKISGLRLNKNKCTVLRIGRMKFSNIIFCKKHNFSWTSESAKTLGITFLNNTDEMTEYNIKPKIKEFKNCLAKWQKWKLSLMGKITVLKTFAFPKLIYPLTVLNNPGNEIIKDIKNSMFSFLWDNKPDKIARNKIVQNYKNGGLKMIDLENFIDALKSSWVKRMLYQPTTKWAKIYSDMLENNGNLFIFKCNLKSSNIDSLELKSKFLTECLKGWCRANYKEKQTIIGKEILWNNSNIFLLNKTLFYKTWFDRGITQIEHIFNYRNKHFHTFTELQELYDLPRSDFLKYHTLVGCIPKCWKEKINNEERSYVPPSYLINRITPTTKICKFINELLIENTHIKNNKQEHKWEMLFNKQLHWESIFTNYIQITIDSSLRTFQYKYMMNIVPNNENLFKYGIVESSLCDLCSMSVETNMHLFWNCPNVHIFWNNIETYIKSQLSICTDFKLSYECISLCNTFINNRNCSNCINFIVLLGKYFIFKCKYQRCPPIFQRFLEYFKYKIKIEEIIASWKGKTEKHTQKWNNFVI; from the coding sequence ATGAGGAATAGTTTAGCTAAATTTGGTTTCAACTCCGCAAttataaattggattaatttgttttacaaagacGCTAAGTCATGCATAACAAACAATGGTCACTTTTCTGAATACTTTAACATACAAAAAGGTGTTAGACAAGGCTGCCCGCTGTCTCcctacatatttataatttgtatagaattattggcaaatgaaataaatacaaatgaaaatatttccgGTATAAGAGtgaaaaatacagaaattaaacaAACGCTCTTCGCAGATGACGCATGCTTCCTTCTGGATGGATCAAGATTATCATTTGAGACCCTTATTGCAACCCttgacaatttttcaaaaatatcaggcctaagattaaataaaaataaatgcactgttctgcgcATAGGACGTATgaaattttcaaacattattttctgtaaaaaacacaatttttcatgGACATCGGAAAGTGCAAAAACGTTAGGTATAACATTTTTGAATAACACGGACGAAATGACCGAGTATAACATCAAACCAAAGATTAAAGAGTTTAAAAATTGTCTCGCAAAATGGCAAAAATGGAAACTAAGTTTAATGGGaaaaattacagttttaaaaacattcgCCTTTCCGAAACTTATATATcctttaacagttttaaataatccaggcaatgaaattataaaagacataaagaactcaatgttttcatttttgtgggATAATAAACCAGATAAAATCGcgagaaacaaaattgttcaaaactacaaaaatggAGGACTCAAAATGATTGATCTCGAAAATTTTATAGACGCGCTAAAATCAAGCTGGGTGAAAAGGATGTTATATCAACCAACAACAAAATGGGCAAAAATTTACAGTGACATGCTTGAAAATAATGGCAAtctctttatctttaaatgcaacctaaaatcatcaaatataGACTCTTTGGAATTGAAATCTAAATTTCTAACTGAATGCTTAAAAGGATGGTGCCGCGcgaactataaagaaaaacagacaATCATAGGGAAAGAAATACTCTggaacaattcaaatatatttctattgaataaaacattgttttacaaaacATGGTTCGATCGAGGTATTACACAAATAGAACATATCTTTAACTACaggaacaaacattttcatacCTTCACAGAACTTCAAGAATTATATGATTTGCCCCgttctgattttttaaaataccaCACGTTAGTTGGTTGTATACCAAAATGCTGGAAAGAAAAAATTAACAATGAAGAAAGGTCATACGTGCCACCTAGTTACCTTATTAATAGAATCACCCCgacaacaaaaatatgcaaatttataaacgaactgttaatagagaatacacatataaaaaacaacaaacaagaacacaaatgggaaatgctttttaataaacagttacattgGGAATCAATATTCacaaattatattcaaatcacAATAGATTCCTCCTTAAGAACGTTCCAGTATAAATATATGATGAACATTGTTCCCAACAacgaaaatctgtttaaatatggcattgtagaatctagtctctgtgatttatgttcaatgtctgttgaaactaatatgcatttgttttggaattgtcctaatgttcatattttttggaACAACATTGAGACATATATAAAATCCCAACTTAGCATTTGTACtgatttcaaattgtcttatgaatgTATTTCACTTTGTAATACTTTTATCAACAATAGAAACTGCTCAAACTgtatcaattttattgtattactaggaaaatattttatatttaaatgcaaatatcaacgatgtccaccaatttttcaaagatttttggaatattttaaatacaaaataaaaatcgaaGAGATTATCGCAAGCTGGAAGGGTAAAACTGAAAAACATACTCAAAAATGgaataattttgtgatttaa